In the genome of Dermacentor andersoni chromosome 3, qqDerAnde1_hic_scaffold, whole genome shotgun sequence, one region contains:
- the LOC126537539 gene encoding uncharacterized protein, whose product MLQAFLGTGQYFHDDGLKNHSWWSLFTTANFEANKQCMEFILRDKSNFSPTEEEMTDLLWSGAALHIAHKAFRIFLGQYAEWLQKIAASKTLYTQSQLFFLGFVLHRRCHG is encoded by the exons GGCAATACTTTCATGACGACGGCCTCAAGAACCACTCTTGGTGGTCTCTGTTTACGACAGCGAACTTCGAAGCAAACAAGCAATGCATGGAGTTTATTCTGAGGGACAAATCCAAT TTCAGCCCTACGGAAGAAGAGATGACGGACCTCCTGTGGAGTGGAGCCGCGCTGCACATTGCGCACAAG GCGTTCCGGATCTTCTTGGGCCAGTACGCCGAATGGCTGCAGAAGATCGCTGCCTCCAAGACTCTGTACACGCAGTCGCAGCTCTTCTTCCTCGGTTTCGTTCTG CATCGTAGGTGCCACGGCTGA